A genomic stretch from uncultured Pseudodesulfovibrio sp. includes:
- a CDS encoding N-acetyltransferase: protein MTNLTIRTAELDDLTACHTIECNCFPAAEAALTSSLEQRIIEYPEGFFVAELDGRVVGQLNSGSTDKDDITDEEFKQLIGHDPEGKNIVIFSLAVLPEFQHRGIADQMMTTFIKQSRKLDKKNILLLCKDNLIPYYSRHGFTDSGISESNHGGATWHEMALAL from the coding sequence ATGACGAATCTGACCATCCGTACTGCCGAGCTTGACGATCTGACAGCCTGTCACACCATCGAATGCAACTGTTTTCCGGCTGCTGAAGCAGCCCTGACATCATCCCTTGAACAACGCATCATTGAATATCCTGAAGGGTTCTTCGTGGCCGAACTCGATGGTCGCGTCGTGGGACAGCTCAACTCCGGTTCCACGGACAAAGACGATATTACCGACGAAGAATTCAAGCAACTCATCGGGCACGACCCGGAGGGCAAGAATATCGTCATATTCTCGTTGGCAGTCCTGCCGGAATTTCAGCACAGAGGTATCGCAGATCAGATGATGACTACTTTCATCAAGCAGTCTCGCAAACTCGACAAAAAAAACATTCTGCTGTTGTGCAAGGACAATCTCATCCCATATTATTCCCGCCACGGATTCACGGACAGCGGTATCTCCGAGTCCAACCATGGTGGAGCCACGTGGCACGAAATGGCATTAGCACTGTAA
- a CDS encoding proline dehydrogenase family protein: MTVDITSLDPQIIARGREFFSSISGESPSVFNKGWWTGKVMDWAMKNEDFKVQMFRFVDVLPYLNTSESLSRHIEEYFSGEDSNIPDVLKWGATKTKIGGGLVAKVLNKTIRSNIESMARQFIIGQVSKEAVKGIKKLRKDGFAFVLDLLGEATVSEVESDAYRDGYLEVLEAIQKELGKWKPLDDGGNDLDWGHAPKVNVAVKPSAFYSQSKPVDIEGTVTGMMSRIEPIYKKTMEMGGFMCIDMESLKYKEATVELYKRLRRKYPDYPHLGIVFQAYLRSVDDDVRHLLEWARAQNLPISIRLVKGAYWDYETVMAKQNDWPVPVWTHKPESDMAFERVSKMILENSDICHFACASHNIRTISAVMETASALKVPEDRYEFQVLYGMAEPVRKGLKNVAKRVRLYCPYGDLLPGMAYLVRRLLENTANESFLKQTFADEADMDRLLENPETTLNRQLDDRCVPKKEEHDGLSRFSNFPVVDFTIEAERNAFPDSIAKVRQRMGGEVPLFINGKDVVTSDRLESYNPANPSESIGSVCQAGVIEVDIAIEAASQAYLSWRDVAPEDRAGVLLKAADYLKDNIHDLCALQVLEVGKQWDQAHADVAEAIDFLEYYAREMIRLGKPRRMGRAPGEMSQLFYQGKGVAAVIAPWNFPLAISVGMVSAAIVSGCSVVYKPAGISSCVGHNLVDMWKAAGLPDGVFNYCPGRGSVMGDHLVDHPDVSVIAFTGSMEVGLRIQERAAKVQPGQQQCKRVIAEMGGKNGTIIDDDADLDEAVLGVLYAAFGFQGQKCSACSRVIVLDSIYDRFVERLTEAAKSVKLGPPENPANYMGPVVDKAAQDNVLRYVKIAEEEGNVLVKREVSDDLKATGGCYVPLTIVEGITRDHRIAQEEVFGPVLSVMRAKNMDEALDIANSTRFALTGAIYTRSPANLERVSKDFRVGNLYLNKPSVGALVERHAFGGFKMSGVGSKAGGPDYLLQFMDPRLVCENTMRRGFAPIEEDDEWIS, translated from the coding sequence ATGACAGTCGACATTACCTCCCTGGACCCGCAGATCATTGCTCGGGGCAGGGAGTTTTTTTCATCCATTTCCGGTGAGTCCCCTTCGGTCTTCAACAAGGGGTGGTGGACAGGAAAGGTCATGGATTGGGCCATGAAGAACGAGGACTTCAAGGTCCAGATGTTTCGTTTCGTGGACGTACTGCCATATCTCAATACGTCCGAATCTTTGTCCAGGCATATTGAAGAATATTTTTCAGGTGAAGACTCCAACATCCCGGACGTTCTCAAATGGGGGGCCACCAAGACCAAGATCGGCGGTGGGTTGGTCGCCAAGGTACTCAATAAGACGATTCGTTCCAATATCGAATCTATGGCCCGCCAGTTTATTATCGGTCAGGTTTCCAAGGAGGCGGTCAAAGGTATAAAAAAGCTCCGCAAGGATGGATTTGCCTTTGTACTTGATCTGCTCGGAGAGGCAACGGTGTCCGAAGTCGAATCCGACGCCTATCGTGATGGATATCTTGAAGTGCTTGAAGCTATTCAGAAGGAACTCGGCAAGTGGAAGCCGCTTGATGATGGGGGTAATGATCTTGATTGGGGACATGCCCCCAAGGTCAATGTGGCTGTGAAACCGTCCGCATTCTATTCCCAGTCAAAGCCGGTGGATATCGAGGGTACTGTCACGGGAATGATGTCTCGTATCGAACCCATTTACAAAAAGACCATGGAAATGGGCGGGTTCATGTGCATCGACATGGAGTCCCTCAAATACAAGGAAGCCACAGTCGAATTGTATAAGCGACTGCGCCGCAAGTACCCTGACTATCCGCATCTCGGTATCGTTTTTCAAGCCTATCTGCGTAGTGTGGACGACGATGTCCGCCACTTGCTTGAATGGGCACGTGCGCAGAATCTTCCGATTTCCATCCGCCTGGTTAAAGGAGCCTATTGGGATTATGAGACTGTCATGGCCAAGCAGAATGACTGGCCGGTGCCGGTCTGGACCCATAAACCCGAGTCCGACATGGCTTTTGAACGCGTTTCCAAGATGATTCTGGAGAACAGCGACATCTGTCATTTTGCCTGTGCCTCGCATAATATACGCACTATTTCTGCCGTCATGGAAACGGCCTCTGCCTTGAAAGTGCCTGAGGACCGTTACGAGTTCCAGGTGCTCTACGGCATGGCTGAACCTGTGCGTAAGGGGCTTAAAAATGTAGCCAAACGCGTGCGGCTCTATTGTCCCTACGGCGATCTTCTGCCCGGCATGGCATATCTTGTTCGTCGCCTGCTCGAAAATACGGCCAACGAATCCTTCCTGAAACAGACTTTCGCCGACGAGGCTGACATGGATCGTCTTTTGGAGAATCCCGAAACGACCTTGAACCGTCAGCTCGACGACAGGTGTGTGCCGAAAAAGGAAGAGCATGATGGTCTGTCTCGTTTTTCAAATTTTCCGGTGGTCGATTTCACTATCGAGGCTGAGCGTAATGCCTTCCCGGATTCCATTGCCAAAGTGCGTCAGCGCATGGGTGGAGAAGTTCCGTTGTTCATCAATGGCAAGGATGTTGTTACGAGTGACAGGCTGGAATCATACAATCCGGCCAATCCGTCAGAGAGTATCGGTAGTGTGTGTCAGGCCGGTGTGATCGAAGTTGATATCGCCATTGAAGCCGCATCTCAGGCGTATCTTTCCTGGCGTGATGTGGCGCCTGAAGATCGGGCAGGTGTTCTCCTCAAGGCTGCAGACTATCTGAAGGACAATATTCACGACCTGTGCGCTCTTCAGGTGTTGGAAGTGGGCAAACAGTGGGATCAGGCCCATGCTGATGTGGCTGAAGCCATTGACTTCCTCGAATACTACGCCCGCGAAATGATCCGGCTCGGCAAACCACGCCGTATGGGACGTGCACCCGGGGAAATGAGTCAGCTCTTTTATCAGGGCAAGGGTGTGGCCGCGGTTATCGCCCCGTGGAACTTCCCGCTGGCAATCTCGGTGGGTATGGTGTCGGCGGCTATCGTGTCCGGGTGTTCTGTTGTCTACAAGCCCGCAGGCATTTCCTCCTGTGTCGGGCATAATCTGGTTGATATGTGGAAGGCCGCCGGTCTGCCGGACGGCGTTTTCAACTACTGTCCTGGCCGTGGTTCCGTTATGGGCGATCACCTTGTGGATCATCCTGATGTTTCCGTCATCGCCTTTACCGGCTCCATGGAAGTGGGGCTTCGCATTCAGGAACGTGCTGCCAAGGTGCAGCCCGGACAGCAGCAGTGCAAACGGGTCATTGCAGAAATGGGCGGCAAGAATGGCACCATCATTGATGATGACGCTGACCTTGATGAAGCCGTGCTTGGCGTGCTGTATGCCGCCTTCGGGTTTCAGGGTCAGAAATGTTCGGCCTGCTCCCGCGTCATTGTGCTTGATTCCATTTATGATCGCTTTGTCGAGCGGCTGACTGAAGCCGCCAAATCGGTCAAGCTCGGACCGCCCGAGAACCCGGCCAATTATATGGGGCCGGTTGTGGATAAGGCCGCGCAGGACAATGTGCTTCGATATGTGAAGATTGCCGAGGAAGAGGGCAACGTGCTGGTCAAGCGAGAGGTCTCCGATGATCTCAAGGCCACAGGCGGCTGCTATGTTCCTCTGACCATCGTGGAAGGTATAACCAGGGATCATCGTATTGCTCAGGAAGAGGTCTTCGGGCCGGTCCTGTCCGTTATGCGCGCCAAGAATATGGACGAGGCCCTTGATATCGCCAACTCTACCAGATTTGCCCTGACTGGTGCCATCTACACACGCAGTCCGGCCAACCTGGAGCGTGTTTCAAAGGACTTCCGCGTCGGCAATCTGTATCTGAACAAACCGTCGGTAGGCGCTCTTGTCGAACGGCATGCTTTCGGCGGATTCAAGATGTCCGGCGTTGGGTCCAAGGCTGGCGGACCTGATTACCTGCTTCAGTTCATGGACCCGCGTTTGGTGTGCGAAAATACCATGCGTCGAGGATTCGCCCCAATCGAAGAAGATGACGAGTGGATTAGCTAG